Within Metabacillus sp. KUDC1714, the genomic segment TTTTTCCATGTACTTCCCCCAAAATATAATGATGAATCGTATTCCCGCTTTTTATAAGGGGGTATACGATTCATCTTTATTTTTAATAAATTTATTAGTCTATTAGGGATTAGAGTGCAATGTTTATCCTATTAACTATCTTTCCAACGATCGTAAGCATCTTGGTAAACTTGAATATATTTTTCTATATTCATATCTTCAATCGTTTTTACGTATTTATCCCAGTTAGATAATGGTTCAACCCCAGTGATGAATTTTGCTTCCATTTGTTCTACATAAGATTGTAAATCCACTTCAATAGTATTTACTGTTGCTTGCTCTTCATTTGTTAAATAGGTAAGTGGAAATGGAACCTCTGCATAAGGATCAATCTTTTCCTTCGTTTCAGCTTCAATAAACTTATCAAATTCTGATAGTTCGACACCTTCAATTCGAGCCGTAACTGTTGGTGCAGTAATTCCATATGCAGGTGTTAATGTTCCACGATAATCTTCACTACTATCAAAGCCTTCTGGTACCTCTTGATATTCTCTTTCTCCGTTTTCACCTTTTTTCCAAAGGTATCCTTCAGGTCCATCATTTAAGTATTCACGACCTTCTTTTGAATAGAAATAATCAACCCATCGAATCGAAGCTTCTGGGTTTTCATTGTTACTAGTGATAGAGAAGGCACCCCTACTTATTCCAGGACTACGAGGGAACAATGGCTCGTCTGAAACTGAACTTGTTAGAGGATGAAACATTGGATTGTTTATTGCTTCATCTTGTGTTTCACCAGTAGTAAAGAATGAGAAATAATCCGGGAATAACCCAAGACGATTCACTTGTCCTTTTGCCTTTTTCTGTTCATCAGATTGTGAAAACGTCTCTGGATCTAATAATCCTTCTTCATAAAGTTTATTCATATATGTTAAGTATTCTTTATAATTGTCTGTCATAGGCGTATATCTTACTTTTCCATCAACTTCATCAATACCCCATTCTTTCAATCCAAAAGCACCAAGTAACCAAGGACGTGTGCTATCCATTTTTACATCTGTTAATGGAATTTCATCAGCTTTTCCATTACCATTTGGATCTTCAGTTTTAAACCGTACTAATAAATCATATAGTTCATCAGTAGTCTTAGGTAATTCTTCCACACCTAATGCTTTTAGCCATTGACCGTTGAACCACATTGGGCCTCTATACCAGCCAGATGTTGGATGCATATTGATAGCAGGGATTGAATAGATGTGTCCATCAACAGTTGTAACGGATTTTTTAATTTCAGGATTTTCATCAAATATTTTTTGTATATTAGGAGCATATTCTTTAATAAGGTCTTCTAAAGGTACCAATACTCCTTGTTTTCCATAATCTACTTCCATACCAGGAGTCAAATTAGTTGACCCTGCTGCATAAATAACATCTGCAATATCTCCACTAGCAAATGCTAGATTTAATTTCGTCTGGAAATCACTCATTGGAGGAGTAATATACTCAAAATTAACCTTGGTCTTTTCTGAATACTCCTTTAAAGTAGGCATGTCATTCCATTCAGCCAAACCAGTACCAGGTGCCATCATGGAAATTTTTATTTCTTCTTCTACAATTGGGAATCCTTCTTTATTCACTTCTACACCCTTAGAAGACTCTTGACTTACTTTTTCTTTCGAACTGCATGCAGTAAGTAATAATATAGCTGTTAAAAGAAGTACTAGTATTTTTTTCATCCTTGCATCCCCTTTCATTTTCAACCATAATTCTTTGATTTAACTGGCAGATTTTAAACGATCACCCCCTTAAATCAATACATTTTATTAGGCTGTTTTCGCAAACTTTGTTGCTTTTAAAATAGTATTGGGTTGGTTGATTGGCACTCCAGGATGCTCGCTTTCCGTGGGGCGGGCGATGAGCCTCCTCAGCGCGTAGCGCCTGCGGGGTCTCATCTGTCCCGCTTCTCCCACAGGAGTCTCGCATATCCGTTCCAATCAACCTAATCAGTTTTGTTCAAAAACAACAATCTTTTAGAAAAGAGCCTTTTATAAAGAAGATCATCCTACTACCCTTTTAGTGAGCCTATCATTACACCTTTCACAAAGTAACGTTGTAAAAATGGGTAAACAATAATAATAGGAAGTGTAGAGACAATCATTACCCCATACTTAATTACAGCTGCAAGCTGCTGCTTACTATGCATCGCCTCAGCCATAGTACCTGTTAAATTTGTGCTTTGTGATGACATTTCCTGCAAAACAAGTATTTCTCTTAAAACTAATTGAAGTGGAAACATCTCTTTGTCAGATAAGTAGATTAGTGCATTAAAATATCCATTCCAATGGCCAACACCATAGAATAGTGCCATAACGGCTATAATTGGTGCTGATAATGGTAAGATAATTTTGACAAACATTTTAAAATTTGAGGCACCATCAATAATTGCTGCCTCTTCCAATTCTTTTGGTATGGACGTTTGGAAAAACACTCGTGCAATCACGATGTTCCATACTGCCGCAGCATTCGGTAATACCATCGCCCAAATTGTGTCAATAAGCCCTAAATTTTTTACAACTAAGTAAGTGGGAATTAGCCCTCCACTGAAAAACATAGTTAGGACAAACATACCCATAAGAAGATTTCTACCAACAAAATCTTTACGTGCCAATGCGTATGCAGCAGGGATTGTTACTGCTAAGTTAATGAACGTACCTAAAGCAGTATAAAAAATTGTATTTAAATACCCTCTCCAAATATCGCCATTTTCAAAAATCAGTCTGTAACCTTCAAATGTAATCCCCTTTGGAAAAAGCCACATTTCCCCTGTGTTTACATCTGATGGATTACTTATCGATGCACTAACAATATAAATCAAAGGATAAAGTACGATCACTAATGCACCTGTAAGAAA encodes:
- a CDS encoding extracellular solute-binding protein, translating into MKKILVLLLTAILLLTACSSKEKVSQESSKGVEVNKEGFPIVEEEIKISMMAPGTGLAEWNDMPTLKEYSEKTKVNFEYITPPMSDFQTKLNLAFASGDIADVIYAAGSTNLTPGMEVDYGKQGVLVPLEDLIKEYAPNIQKIFDENPEIKKSVTTVDGHIYSIPAINMHPTSGWYRGPMWFNGQWLKALGVEELPKTTDELYDLLVRFKTEDPNGNGKADEIPLTDVKMDSTRPWLLGAFGLKEWGIDEVDGKVRYTPMTDNYKEYLTYMNKLYEEGLLDPETFSQSDEQKKAKGQVNRLGLFPDYFSFFTTGETQDEAINNPMFHPLTSSVSDEPLFPRSPGISRGAFSITSNNENPEASIRWVDYFYSKEGREYLNDGPEGYLWKKGENGEREYQEVPEGFDSSEDYRGTLTPAYGITAPTVTARIEGVELSEFDKFIEAETKEKIDPYAEVPFPLTYLTNEEQATVNTIEVDLQSYVEQMEAKFITGVEPLSNWDKYVKTIEDMNIEKYIQVYQDAYDRWKDS
- a CDS encoding carbohydrate ABC transporter permease — protein: MNSSIHETKTDKIFKAFVYIFLTGALVIVLYPLIYIVSASISNPSDVNTGEMWLFPKGITFEGYRLIFENGDIWRGYLNTIFYTALGTFINLAVTIPAAYALARKDFVGRNLLMGMFVLTMFFSGGLIPTYLVVKNLGLIDTIWAMVLPNAAAVWNIVIARVFFQTSIPKELEEAAIIDGASNFKMFVKIILPLSAPIIAVMALFYGVGHWNGYFNALIYLSDKEMFPLQLVLREILVLQEMSSQSTNLTGTMAEAMHSKQQLAAVIKYGVMIVSTLPIIIVYPFLQRYFVKGVMIGSLKG